One segment of Solanum stenotomum isolate F172 chromosome 1, ASM1918654v1, whole genome shotgun sequence DNA contains the following:
- the LOC125858666 gene encoding receptor-like protein Cf-9 homolog produces MANLIFYPPTEVGLYLKCSKFLPIPFDVSGLQSLQSFFLSSNLLNGTIPSWIFSLPSLDELYFNDNYFSGEIQEFKSKTLWDVTLKQNQLQGPIPMSLLNQQSLSYLLLSQNNRSGQIASASCSLKALTVLDLGSNNLKGTIPRCLGEISGLWVFDLSNNNLSGAINTTFNLGNNELSDTFPKWLGTLPNLKILSLRSNKFHGPIKTSRAGNLFVHLRIIDLSSNGFSGNLPMSLFENLKAMKIIDEITKIPQYVGEDLYYYYHFSETITTKGLDLEFRGVLTTNIVINLSKNRFEGCIPSSIGDLIALRTLNLSHNGLEGVIPTSLQYLSVLESLDFSFNKISGEIPQQLASLTFLAVLNLSHNHLVGCIPRGKQFDTFENSSYQGNDELRGLPLSKDCGDDEGVPQATTPFGQGEEGDSLMISWQPVLMGYGCGLIIGLSESSVINEELRDKVKLLENRMPFTSVKREH; encoded by the exons ATGGCCAACTTGATTTTTTATCCTCCAACAGAAGTTGGACTCTACTTGAAGTGTTCGAAGTTTCTTCCAATTCCTTTCGATGTAAGTGGTCTGCAAAGCCTACAATCATTCTTCTTGTCATCAAACCTCTTGAATGGGACTATACCATCATGGATATTCTCCCTTCCTTCACTAGATGAATTATACTTCAATGATAACTATTTCAGTGGAGAAATTCAGGAGTTCAAGTCCAAAACATTGTGGGACGTTACTCTAAAACAAAATCAGTTGCAAGGTCCTATTCCGATGTCACTCCTAAACCAACAGAGCCTATCTTATCTTCTCCTTTCGCAAAATAATCGCAGTGGACAAATTGCTTCAGCTTCCTGCAGTCTAAAAGCCTTGACAGTGCTAGATCTTGGAAGTAATAATTTGAAGGGAACAATCCCACGATGTTTGGGTGAGATAAGTGGACTTTGGGTTTTTGATCTAAGCAACAACAATCTTAGTGGGGCAATTAATACAACTTTTA ATTTAGGTAACAATGAGTTGAGTGACACATTTCCAAAATGGTTAGGAACCCTACCGAATTTGAAGATTTTAAGCTTGAGATCAAATAAGTTCCACGGGCCCATTAAAACTTCAAGGGCTGGAAACTTGTTTGTACATCTTCGAATAATTGATCTATCATCCAATGGATTTAGTGGGAATTTACCTATGAGcctttttgagaatttgaaagCTATGAAGATAATTGATGAGATCACGAAAATCCCACAGTATGTGGGAGAAgacttgtattattattatcatttttctGAAACAATTACAACAAAGGGGTTGGATCTTGAATTTCGTGGAGTTTTGACTACAAACATAGTTATCAATCTCTCGAAGAATAGATTTGAAGGTTGTATTCCAAGTTCCATTGGAGATCTCATTGCACTTCGTACTTTGAATTTATCTCATAATGGTTTGGAGGGTGTGATACCAACATCGCTGCAATACTTATCTGTACTTGAATCATTAGATTTCTCATTCAACAAAATAAGCGGAGAAATTCCACAACAACTTGCATCCCTCACATTTCTTGCAGTCTTAAATCTCTCTCACAATCATCTTGTTGGATGCATCCCTAGAGGAAAACAATTTGATACGTTTGAGAATAGTTCATACCAAGGGAATGATGAGTTACGTGGATTGCCACTGTCAAAAGATTGTGGCGATGATGAAGGGGTACCACAAGCAACAACTCCATTTGGgcaaggagaagaaggagactCATTAATGATCAGTTGGCAGCCAGTTCTCATGGGTTATGGTTGCGGTCTAATTATTGGATTATCC